Sequence from the Saccopteryx bilineata isolate mSacBil1 chromosome 6, mSacBil1_pri_phased_curated, whole genome shotgun sequence genome:
GCTCCTTTCCGCTCAGAGGTGCCTAAATGGGGCCAAGAGACAGCGTTCCTGGGGCCCCCGAGTCCCGTGAGGGGAAGCCTGGGGTGGTGGCCTCGCGTGAGAGCGGAGGCCGCTTCGCGGACGCGGGGATCCTGTGCCTGACGGTGCCTGGACGCGCGCTTCCGCTCGTGGGCCTGAGCCCCTGCTCCCGCCTCCCCCTCGCACCGGGGCCGCGCACGGTGCGCCGGGGGGGCGCGCACGCAGGGGGCTGGCCAGCCCGCGGCGAGGGGGAAAGTTGAGTTGGGAGAAGTTGGGAGCGGCGGGGACGCGCCCCGAGGTGGGCACGGGGCAGTCGTCAGGAGCGCGCGAAGGCGccggagaagggggagagacccCCTAGACTCCTGGGGCACGAAGTCCAGAGCAAGCGGGTGAGCGTAGAGGTGGCCGTGGGGGAGGGCCCGGGCcgcggagggaggaagggaggggaaggagggggggaactCGGGACTTGGAGCCGGGAGGGAGTGGAAGTGGAGGAAAGGGCGGAGACTGGGGCGCGGGGAAGCGAGGGCTGAGAGAAAAGATGCGGAGGCGAGGGGAGTGCTGGTCGGAAGCGGGATACTGGGGCCATTTGCTTGAGTGCCCGGAGGCGAGTTGGCCGCGCCCCCTGCCACCAGGAGGGGGTGGTCACAGGGAGGCACCGCCGGCCCCCCAGCTCCTAGGTGGGCTCCAAACGCCGCCGCTCCCTTGCAACCCTTCCTCTATCCTTCAGGCCTTTGCAGGGCGCCCTGCCTGGGGGGAGCCTGGAGCCTTCGTCCCCAGCCTCCGGGGTGGGAGGAAGAGCGGAGAACGGGGGTGGGGTCCGGGCCAGGTAAGGACAGGGGTCAGGCAGAAGTGGGAGTAGCTGGGTGGGGATGGGAAAGACGAGCCCCGAAAAGTGGACCTGACGCCTGGGGGGCTGGCTTGTCTGGATGAGGAGCTCCGTGCTGGGTGTATGTGGGGGATCGGTCCTGCCTGAAATGCTGGGTCCACTTTATCCTTCTTCCGCTTCCCCACCTCAGCCAACCCCACCTCGAAGAGCTGTGGAATGTGCGAATTCATTTGGTTAATGCCCAAGTGGGGGTCTGGGGTGCTAATCCCTTGTGCAGGGGGAAAAGTGCTAATCCTCCGGGCTGGTCGGGGCTGGTCCCCGGAATGTGTCCCCACCCCGGATTATCGGCACTGATGCTCTGGACAGAAGCTGCTTTGTGTTCTAGgacggtgggggaggggcggggggtgttgaagggaggagggaggatggaggagCACATTGCGGGCACAGCCTGGAGGTAAGAGTGGGGCACCTGCAGGTGCTTGGGACACTCCACAGGCTTCCCAGCCCAGGGTCCCACCCTTTCCCTCACACCAGCCTTCCCTAGTTGAAGACCTCTCAGGGGAGGTGAAGAGAGCCATCAGCTGAGTGGCAGTGCTTGCCATGACGTGTTGCTTCAGCCTCCTCATCCTGGACGGATCCACTAGACCTATATATTGTTTGACCCTCCATTGGCCTGACTGCCCCTATGGTAGCCCTAAGTTGGGCAACCCTGAGCCCCCCAACAACACACTGGGAGTTTCAGTACATTTAGCTTCAGAGAACTTTGGGTTCCTCCCTGCACTCCCCCCCATCAATGGGTACCCCCTTTTGCATTGGTTAGGTTCCCTAACCACAACTCCGCTCCCCCTCCAGACACTCCTACAGTCACAGTCAGGAGAGTGGCAGCCGGGCCACTCAGACTTTCCTGGcctgagggaagggggggggatcGTGACTGCCTCTCAAGGCAGAACCTCAGGGTTTCTGTGCCCACTCTCCTCCAAGTTCGTcacgtgcccctcccccagtaTAAagctctgcctggcctgtgcccactactctccctccctcccacagagTGAGTAGAGTTgggctcctgcccctcccccaagggGCCTGCATCCCTCCGTGCCTGGCTTGCATCCAGGGATGGGGTCAAGTTATGCTCCCCCTCCCCGCCTTGGCCGTCTCCTCGGAACCCCTTCCTTGCCCTTTTGAATTCTCTCCAgagttctttcttttcccttccttcctctccaagTCCCTGCTCCGTGGGGTATCTCACCTTCCCCAGCACACCCTTCCCTGGACTCAGCCCACCTCCGCATGCCACTGCTCTTTCTGCTTCTGGCTCAGTctgtgctctccctccctcctctatctcatccccccccccacacacacacacacatcacacccaTCCCTTCTGCAGGTCTGGGCCTtgactccttcctctttctcccacctccccttttttttttcagcctctcCTACCTTTGGCTTTCTACTCCTCACTCCTTAGTCTCTTGGCCCTTTGTGGCTCTAGTCCTcacctgtttttctctttgttctcctTTCTTCCTATAAATAACTCTCCTCTTCGCTCTCGCTGCCTCTGAGGTCCACTCTGAGGCCCTTTCTGGCCTGGGAGGATCCAGCGCAGCTGGGAGACTCCTGGCCAGCCGCGGGAAGCTCTGCATTCTGTCCTCCTCTGGGCTGGGCGCCCCCACCTGCCTGGGCCTGCTCTCACGCAGTgattgctcctcccccccccccaggttatGCCGCCACCTTGTTGCCCTGAAAGCCTCAGCGACAGTGAAAAGGGCTAAGGTTTGGCCATGAGCAGCGCCCCCCGGCGCCCCGCCTCGGGCGCAGATTCTTTCCGAACTGTGAGTATTGCTGGCGAAGTGGGCCACCCCACCATCCCTCCTCAAGCCACAGGTGTGCAGGTTGAGGattcatgtgtctgtgtgtgtgtgtgtaaggctcGGGAGTGAGGGGAACCTGTGACGGATTCCCAAGGGGCACTGCCATGCctaccctggccttgcctggcgCTAGAGGTCTGAGATGGATATTAGTGGGGCGGTGGACAATCGGCTTCTAGCCCTGGGAAGGGATGGACTTCAGGCTCTTTCCGGAAGAGTTGGATGGTAGCCTAAGTGAGAGAGGAACGTTGGGGCCCTGGGTCTCTAACCTGGCGATGCACCTCCCCACCTGGCCGCCTCTGTGCTTCTGGGCGGAGCTCACTAGCAGtgaccgcccccgccccgcccccaagtGCCACCCAGGCCCACCCCTCTTAGCCCCCACGTGGTCCCAGCCCCATTTGCCCCCCCATCCCGATTTTCCTGGGAAGTCTAATGATTAACCTTGAGTGCCATAATCAGCCCGTTATTGGTCACTTTGGCCCAGCGGTCACGTGACTGAGAAGGGACGCAGGccggtcccctccccctccttcccaagTTCACCCCTGCAAGCCATGGACTTCCTCCTGCGCCCTCAGGTGCGAGGGTTCTCTACTTCCCCCCACCCTGGCTAGCGCCCCTTGCTTTCTAGATCTCTCGCTTTCCCCTGCCTATTGACGCTGCCCACGTGCTGATTCTGGTGGGGGAGGGCCCAAGCAATTGGAGGTTGCCGGGCTGGAGCTGTGGAAATGGGCTGGAGAGACGCAGCCCCctgtcctttccctctccttGTATCCAGCATCCCTGCCGCCCCCAGCATCCCTGCCGCCCAGGCCGCTCCCGATCCCACCTCAGAATCTCCTCAAGATCCGCCCCCTTCCTAACCCCCTCCCCTTGTCCTTCCGTGCTCTTCCTTGCTCTAGCCGCTCTAGCACTTCCACAGAGAGCACTCCATACCCCGCCCTTTGAGATCTTGATGCCCTTCAGGTCCAGAAGCTCTTGAGCAAATATTTGGCGCATTTGGAGCTGAGACCGGCAGGGGGTGGGTGCGAGGGCTGGACCAAGGCCGCCCGGCTGGGCAGCGGGCTGTTAGCTAGGCTGAGCTCTCCAGAGCGCTGGCCACCGCAATCCCGCTGCTCCGAGCCTGCAGGATGACTCAGGTGGGAGGGAGTGCGGGTGGGgtgaggggcggggccagggAGCCTTGAAGGGACCCCAGGGGTTGCGGCAGGGGTGAGTGGGGGGCTCAGCCCCTGAGGAGGTGAAGTCCCGTTCCTGCTCAGCGGCTGGGCTTCAGTTTGAGTCAGAGCCCAGTCCAGGTCAGCGAGCTTGAGAGCCTCCAGAAGTTACTTTTAAATTGCCTCCAGCCAGAGGCAGTGTGTTCACCATCAGCCCTGTGAACTGCCCAGATCACAAACCCTGTGGAGAGGTTGGACACACAGGGTTTCTTTTGAGACTGCCAGAGCAGACAAAGTTCCACCTGCTCTGGCTGTCTGGATGGGTATAGCCAGAGTCCAGATAACCTGGACCTAGGGGACAGGCCGctggggggcaggcaggggatCTGAGCCCCCAGTATTGGAGGGGACAGGCTTCTGGCAGTACTAGATCTCTAGCACTGGGTAGGGTGGAACTCTGGGGTGAGCTTCTGATGAGCCCGTGTCCTCTCtaccccttcttcctcacagccagAGCCAGAGAGCTTGGGCCCCATCACGCCTGGGTTCCCTGAGCAGGAGGAAGATGAACTTCACCGCACCCTGGGCGTGGAGCGGTTTGAGGAGATCCTTCAGGAAGCAGGGTCCCGAGGAGGGGAAGAGCCAGGCCGAAGCTATGGGGAGGAAGACTTTGAATGTGAGGAGGAGACCCTGAGGAGGGGACAGGGGCCATCTGGCTTGACTGCCCAGCAAAGAACAGCTAGCTGGGGTCCTAGTGGGAGGGGCCTGGGCTGGGGCCTGGCCTGCCAGGAGTGAAGGGGTCAGGTTCCCTTTTCCCCGCAGACCACCGCCAGTCCTCCCACCACATCCACCACCCATTGTCCACCCACTTGCCTCCGGACACTCGCCGTCGCAAGACACCCCAGGGCCCAGGAAGGAAGCCTCGAAGGCGCCCTGGAGCCTCTCCCACCGGGGAGACCCCTACCAtcgaggagggagaggaagatgaGGATGAGGCCAGTGAGGCTGAGGGTGCCCGGGCACTCACCCAAGCGTCCCCTGCCACCACACCCTCTTCCGTGCAGGTGCGTGGGATCAGGTTCCCTGGGAGCCATCAGTGGTGTCCCTGGCCTGGCCCCATCAGCCTACATGGGTTCTCTTTTCCAGTTCTTTCTCCAGGAGGACGAAGGCACTGATCGGAGGACAGAAAGGACCagtccctctccccctccaccacTACCCCACCTGGAGGCGGCTCCACAGGCCACCAGAGGGGCCCAGACTGGGTAAGCGTCCCCAGACAGAGGCCTCCCCTGCTGTTGTTGGCAGTGAGGTGACGTAGGAAAAGAAGTGGAGCCTCAGGGTCATCAGACTGGGCTTCCAATCCCGGTCCTGTGCTTCACTAGCAATTTGGGGCaagtcacctctctgagcccaTTACCCTATCTGTAAACCGAGAATAATAGAACCTTTCTCACAAGGTGGTTGTAGGGATTAAAGGCTGGTGTGAGTCAAGGTTTTGGAATGGGTTAGCCTGGCACGAAACAGATGTGCAGTctaagctccccccccccccgccatcgtGACCTCCAGGCACCCTTTGAAGGCCTAAGGGTGTGAGAGGAATAGGAGACCTCCTGCTTGCACTTGAGGAACTGCCCGTCTGCTTTAGTTGTCATCGGGAGATGGCATCAGAACAAATTACTATGCCAAATGGCCTGGTTCGGGCATGGTGTCAGCACCAGCTGGTGATTGGTGTTGGGGGCGGGGGTAGCCAGAGAAGGCTGCCTGGAGGAAATCACTTTGAAGTAGCTCTCAAGGTCACTACTCTCACGGACCTTTGTTTTCTGGGTGCCAGGCAGTGTGAAGGGCTGCAGGGCAGTGAAGGGCACGGTGCCCCTTTGGGACGTGTACAGCCTCACCAGGCAGACAGGCCATGTGGGTGCTGCTGGGTCCCCAGCTGGGTCGGCACCGTGGGCACAGGCCTGTGGGTGGCCAGACGGCTAGTAGGAGGAGGGAGAGCTTCAGAGAAAGCCTGGCATTGCAGAAGTGGGTTAGACTGTGGGCAAGAGTGGGAGCAGAAGCAAGGGCACCGGTGGTAGGCGTAGGCAGAGAAAGCCTGGTGGTGGTGGGATTCTGGTCATGGGCTTGACCCAGTGGGAGATGGTAGATACCAGGACACACTGGCCAtggtagagggaaaggggatgccTGGTCCGGAGGACAGCAGCAGAGGTTGGAATCTGTGGGAGAAGGAGTTTGATCTTCCTCTTGACTATGGAGGGCTATCTTAAGGCTCATTTTCACGTACTTGACTCCATTTGGTCAGAGGTGTGGGACTCCGGGAGCCTTTTGATCTTGAATCGGTAGTTAGGGGTAtgtctggggagggaggaggggtccacACTGTTTTGGCTCCAGACTTCCACTTTTCCACACCACAGGAGTTGCCTCTGCTCGGTTTTGCTACAAAGGGTTTTTTCCCAGGGGGCTGAAGTGATCATTCTGGGTGCAGCCCATAGAGGGAAGGGCCCAATTTTTAAATGCCACCGCAGTCTGCTTCCAGAATCCTGTCTTTCACACCTGTACTCCCTAGAGCAAGGCACGCAGAGGGTGGGGTCCTCCTGCCTGGGTCCTGACTGAGAGAAggggctgctctctctctctctctctccagagccATGGAAGAGGTGGTGGCAGTGGCAGTGGCCAGCGGCACAGTAGGAGGTGGCGATGGTGGTGCCTCTGGGCGCCCCCTGACCAAAGCCCAGCCTGGGCATCGCAGCTACAACCTGCAGGAGAGAAGGCGCATTGGAAGCATGACCGGGGCTGAGCAGGCACTGCTGCCCCGGGTCCCCACAGACGAGAGCGAGGCCCAGACACTGGCCACGGCAGATCTAGACCTCATGAAGAGTAGGTGCTGCTTCGAGGCCAAGCCTGGTGCTCCTGGGAACAGGGTTAAGAGAGAGGGGGAGCCTGATCTTGCCCTGcctttcaaccccccccccccactcctgtcccAGGTCATCGGTTTGAGGATGTTCCTGGCGTTCGGCGGCACTTGGTACGGAAGAATGCCAAAGGGTCCCAGCAGAGTGGCCGGGAAGGACGCGAACCTGGCCCTACACCTCGGGCCCGGCCCCGGGTCCCCCACAAGCCCCACGAGGTATGGTTCTCAGCTTTATTTACacacttccttcctctccccatggcccctccctgcctctcggACCAGCAGTGATCTCTCCAAGCACCACAGGTGCCACCCGTGGTTATGAATACCTTCCACACTGTTGATATCTGTGTCATGGCCAGGCTCTAGCAGCTGGCAGTGGACCCTTTGGACTAGAGACAGGTCTGCAGAGCAGTGAACTTCATTTTCCAGAATCCAGTTCCCTCTGATTCATTTGATCCTCCCATAACTTGCCAAGATGATGGCCCAGGAGGCATCAGCCATAAGTCAGGGACATTGATTGACCAAGGTCACTCAGTGACTTAGCAATGTTGCCTGCATTTTAGACTCTGAGCCTTTGGTCCTGAACCCTGTCATTTCTAGTGGGTTATTCTTTTAAACTGTTTTATTGAGGTCTAATAGACATACAGTAAAGGGCGCTTGGGCTGAGTGCTCAGTGGCTTTTTGCATGGTAGAGAGCCAGCTAATCTGACAGGACGTGGAACATTTCCTGCACTCAGAAGGTTCCTTCACGCCTCTGCCTAGAGAGGTGACTGCTCTTCTGTTATTCTCAATCCGTTGTGCTAGTTCTTGCaggtaaatggaatcatacacacTGTGTGCTTGTGCGCCCGCGTGCTTCTGTGTGTTTGGCAACTACTCACCAATCACTGCGAGTCGTCAGTggtttttgtgctttttctttAATCCCCCTGACAGCCCTTCAAGGTGTGTGCTATcactcctattttacagatgagggaaagaATGTCCCCGATTGGACTGTGACTCACCCAGACTTCATGCCTATGCTTTGTCCTATCCAGTGCcacatatccccccccccccacacacacacacatcttgacACTGCTCATCTGAGAGCAGCCCCTGGGGACCCTCTGTGTTTCTGACTATGCCATCTCACCCCAAGGTGTTTGTGGAGCTGAATGAGTTGCTGCTGGACAAAAACCAGGAGCCCCAGTGGCGGGAGACGGCGCGCTGGATCAAATTCGAAGAAGATGTGGAGGAGGAGACTGAGCGCTGGGGGAAGCCCCATGTAGCCTCCCTGTCCTTCCGCAGTCTGCTGGAGCTCCGCCGGACCCTGGCTCATGGTagcctgccctgccctcctcccccgcCTGTCCTGTCCCTAGGACACACGCTTCCCCTGAGCCAATTCTCTGAGGACCAGAGGACCACACTGGCCCCCCACATTTGTTTTCAGCAACATAGTGATTGGTATCACCAGAGCCTGGAGGAATTGCCTCTCTCACTGTGTGACCACCGGGCAGGACTGATACCACCCAGCAGCTCCTCTAAGGGACATTTTCAAATAACCGAAGCTGCTGTGTGTTGGATgctaatgtgttttgttttgtttttttgtatttttctgaagtgagaagcggggaggcagacagactcctgcatgcacccaaccgggatccacccaacatgcccaccagggggtgatgctcggcccatctggggcgttgcttcgttTCAGAGGGGGCGGTGGTGGTGgggcatcctcagcgcccaggccaactttgctccaatggagccttggctgtgtggggggggggggaaggagagggatgggtggagaagcagatgggcgcttctcctgtgtgctctgaccaggaatggaacccaggacttccacatgccaggccggtgctctaccactgaggcaaccggccaggcctaatgtgtttttaaagacaattttaatGGAAAGTCCTCAGAAATGACCCAACCTGTAGGACTGTGTAAACCTCCCCGAGTGACCTCAGGCGCTGACCTCTCGAGCTCGGTGTCTGATGTTTCTGCTCTTTGCTTGTTTCCCCCTTCCCACTGGGGAAATCACTCCCAGTTGCTGTCAGGAGGCCTGTTTCTAAGTAGTACCGAGAGCCCTGCTGGTCGGAATTATTTCTGAACTGGGAGTCAGTGGGCTCGAGTGAGCAGGGCTGGAGCAGAGGGGCTTCCTCACCAGACGCTATGATCCCTGTTCTGGCTGCTCAGGGCCTTTTGGTTCCGTTTGTTCTTCCGTACTGTGTTTTGAAAATTGaccttgagaaaaaaagaatgacctggcgactttttttttttttttttttttcaaatattttatttattgattttttttagagagagaggagtgagagagagagacagagagagagagagaagggggaggagcaggaagcatcaactcccatatgtgccttgaccaggcaagcccaaggtttcgaaccggcgacctcagtgttccaggtcaacgctttatcccactgcgccaccacaggtcaggccgacctGGCGACTTTTGAAAGGACGTTCACATCTACATATATGGAAGAGCAGCTCAGAGTGCTGACTTGTGGGGAGAAGTCTAGAAAGTGTTCTGTGAGCAGCTGCTGCATGTGGGGGAGTTGAAGAGCCCAGTGGAGTGGGATGTCTTCAGAAGACGAGTGCTGCTGGGTAGACTAGGCTCCGGACGGCTATGTTGTGCGttgggaggcgggggggggggggggggtacagctgGGGCCTAGCATGGATGTCAGGAGGCAGTGTGCAACTTGCTGACAGGAGGGACTTTCTAAAGTGAAGAGCTGTTCAGCTCGCGGGGGCAGCCTGAGGCCCCCGTGGAGGCTGCCTGCTTTCTGGCCTGGGTAGCCTCTTTGATGGCTGGGGTTCCAAGGCCTCAGCCAAGCCTCACAACATTCCTGGTGGCAGAGGGCGTAGGAAGGAACAGGTCAGAGAGGAGATGGGACTTGGGTCTCGAGCCCTGGTCTCGAGCCCTGCTCGTCATCCCCTGAACCGTACTTGCTGTGCCCTCATCCAGCTGTCCCTCAGCTCTGCTTTGTCCTTTCTGGGGATGAGTGTCCCCCAAATGTCATCCTTCTTCCAGGGGCTGTACTTTTGGACCTGGACCAGCAGACCCTGCCGGGGGTAGCCCACCAGGTGGTGGAACAGATGGTCATCTCTGACCAGATCAAGGCCGAGGACAGAGCCAATGTGCTACGGGCCCTGCTACTGAAACACAGGTGAGGCCACCGCCTGCTACACCCTGCCCTCCAGTCCCCAGTCCGTTGTTACCCTGATGACCTCACTGCCTTCTGTCCCACCAGCCACCCAAGTGATGAAAAGGAATTCTCCTTCCCCCGAAACATCTCGGCTGGCTCCCTGGGCTCCCTGCTGGGGCATCACCATGGCCAGGGAGCTGAGAGCGACCCCCACGTCACTGAGCCTCTCATCGGAGGTGTGGCGGAGACCAGGATGGAAGTGGAGCGAGAGGTGAGGGGAGAAGAGGACCCTGCCTGGGTGGAGGCTGGCCACTTCAGATAGGCTGGGCTGAGTTCTCTTCTCTTGCGTCCCCAGCGCGAGCTGCCACCTCCCGGCCCGCCGGCTGGCATCACTCGCTCTAAGTCCAAGCATGAGCTGAAGCTGCTGGAGAAGATCCCCGAGAATGCGGAGGCTACGGTGGTCCTTGTGGGTACGTGGGgcgaggctgggggcaggggtccTGGCCAAGAGCTGGCCTGCCCATGTCTTGCTCTTGCCACGACGGTCCTGTGCCCCCAGGCTGTGTGGAGTTCCTTTCCCGGCCCACCATGGCCTTCGTGCGGTTGCGGGAGGCAGTAGAGCTGGACGCGGTCCTGGAAGTCCCTGTGCCCGTGCgctttctcttcctgctgctgggCCCGAGCAGCGCCAACATGGACTACCACGAGATCGGCCGCTCCATCTCCACCCTCATGTCCGACAAGGTCAGTGCTGCCCCAGAAcccagccttggccctggccctggccctggttcTGTGTCCTATGTCCTCATTGACACCCGGTCCTGCTTCACCAGCAATTCCACGAGGCGGCCTACCTGGCTGACGAACGGGAGGACCTGCTGACCGCCATCAACGCCTTCCTGGACTGCAGTGTGGTGCTGCCACCCTCAGAGGTGCAGGGCGAGGAGCTGCTGCGCTCTGTAGCTCACTTCCAGCGCCAGATGCtcaagaagagggaggagcagggccgGCTGCCCctgggggctgggctggagcccaagTCAGCCCAGGATAAGGGTACGGGCCAGGGCCATTGTGGGCCGGGGCTGCCCTAGGCTACCCGGGGTAGGGCGGGCtgtctgtgtgtttgtggggaggtgggggtggctgCGGCAGGCACCCTGATGGAGGCCTGGGCTGCAGCGCTCCTGCAGATGGTAGAGGCCGTGGACACAGTGGATGACGATCCCCTTCGGCGGACTGGCCGGCCCTTCGGGGGGCTGATCCGCGATGTGCGGCGCCGCTATCCGCACTACCTGAGTGACTTCCGGGACGCGCTCAACCCCCAGTGCCTGGCCGCAGTCATCTTCATCTACTTTGCAGCCCTGTCTCCTGCCATCACCTTTGGGGGGCTGCTGGGTAAGGAGAGGCTTCTGGTGGGGAGTTGGGGGGCGGGGAGTGCACAGGGCCCTGCCGCCAGCTCCTGAGTGGGTTCCTACCATCCCAGGAGAGAAGACACAGAACCTGATCGGGGTGTCGGAGCTGATCATGTCCACAGCTCTCCAGGGCGTGGTCTTCTGCCTGCTGGGCGCCCAGCCGCTGTTGGTGATCGGCTTCTCGGGGCCCCTGCTGGTCTTTGAGGAGGCCTTCTTCTCGGTGAGGGTCCACAGGTGACCTGGGGGCTGCCCCTCCTCTTATCAGAACCAGTCAGTCCAGCCCCAGGCCCTGGATCTGACTGGACCTGTCACACCCTCGCCCCTCAGTTCTGCAGCAGCAACAACCTGGAGTAC
This genomic interval carries:
- the SLC4A2 gene encoding anion exchange protein 2 isoform X1, with protein sequence MSSAPRRPASGADSFRTPEPESLGPITPGFPEQEEDELHRTLGVERFEEILQEAGSRGGEEPGRSYGEEDFEYHRQSSHHIHHPLSTHLPPDTRRRKTPQGPGRKPRRRPGASPTGETPTIEEGEEDEDEASEAEGARALTQASPATTPSSVQFFLQEDEGTDRRTERTSPSPPPPLPHLEAAPQATRGAQTGAMEEVVAVAVASGTVGGGDGGASGRPLTKAQPGHRSYNLQERRRIGSMTGAEQALLPRVPTDESEAQTLATADLDLMKSHRFEDVPGVRRHLVRKNAKGSQQSGREGREPGPTPRARPRVPHKPHEVFVELNELLLDKNQEPQWRETARWIKFEEDVEEETERWGKPHVASLSFRSLLELRRTLAHGAVLLDLDQQTLPGVAHQVVEQMVISDQIKAEDRANVLRALLLKHSHPSDEKEFSFPRNISAGSLGSLLGHHHGQGAESDPHVTEPLIGGVAETRMEVERERELPPPGPPAGITRSKSKHELKLLEKIPENAEATVVLVGCVEFLSRPTMAFVRLREAVELDAVLEVPVPVRFLFLLLGPSSANMDYHEIGRSISTLMSDKQFHEAAYLADEREDLLTAINAFLDCSVVLPPSEVQGEELLRSVAHFQRQMLKKREEQGRLPLGAGLEPKSAQDKALLQMVEAVDTVDDDPLRRTGRPFGGLIRDVRRRYPHYLSDFRDALNPQCLAAVIFIYFAALSPAITFGGLLGEKTQNLIGVSELIMSTALQGVVFCLLGAQPLLVIGFSGPLLVFEEAFFSFCSSNNLEYLVGRVWIGFWLVLLVLLMVALEGSFLVRFVSRFTQEIFAFLISLIFIYETFSKLIKIFQEHPLHGCSVSNSSKADGGGEADGSNNTTWAGAGAMLGPGNGSSAGPSGQGRLRGQPNTALLSLVLMAGTFFIAFFLRKFKNSRFFPGRVRRVIGDFGVPIAILIMVLVDYSIEDTYTQKLNVPDGFSVTAPEKRGWVINPLGTDGSFPVWMMVASLLPAILVFILIFMETQITTLIISKKERMLQKGSGFHLDLLLIVAMGGVCALFGLPWLAAATVRSVTHANALTVMSKAVAPGDKPKIQEVKEQRVTGLLVAVLVGLSMVIGDLLRQIPLAVLFGIFLYMGVTSLNGIQFYERLHLLLMPPKHHPDVTYVKKVRTLRMHLFTALQLFCLAVLWAVMSTEASLAFPFILILTVPLRMVVLTRIFTEREMKCLDANEAEPVFDEREGVDEYNEMPMPV
- the SLC4A2 gene encoding anion exchange protein 2 isoform X2 — translated: MDFLLRPQPEPESLGPITPGFPEQEEDELHRTLGVERFEEILQEAGSRGGEEPGRSYGEEDFEYHRQSSHHIHHPLSTHLPPDTRRRKTPQGPGRKPRRRPGASPTGETPTIEEGEEDEDEASEAEGARALTQASPATTPSSVQFFLQEDEGTDRRTERTSPSPPPPLPHLEAAPQATRGAQTGAMEEVVAVAVASGTVGGGDGGASGRPLTKAQPGHRSYNLQERRRIGSMTGAEQALLPRVPTDESEAQTLATADLDLMKSHRFEDVPGVRRHLVRKNAKGSQQSGREGREPGPTPRARPRVPHKPHEVFVELNELLLDKNQEPQWRETARWIKFEEDVEEETERWGKPHVASLSFRSLLELRRTLAHGAVLLDLDQQTLPGVAHQVVEQMVISDQIKAEDRANVLRALLLKHSHPSDEKEFSFPRNISAGSLGSLLGHHHGQGAESDPHVTEPLIGGVAETRMEVERERELPPPGPPAGITRSKSKHELKLLEKIPENAEATVVLVGCVEFLSRPTMAFVRLREAVELDAVLEVPVPVRFLFLLLGPSSANMDYHEIGRSISTLMSDKQFHEAAYLADEREDLLTAINAFLDCSVVLPPSEVQGEELLRSVAHFQRQMLKKREEQGRLPLGAGLEPKSAQDKALLQMVEAVDTVDDDPLRRTGRPFGGLIRDVRRRYPHYLSDFRDALNPQCLAAVIFIYFAALSPAITFGGLLGEKTQNLIGVSELIMSTALQGVVFCLLGAQPLLVIGFSGPLLVFEEAFFSFCSSNNLEYLVGRVWIGFWLVLLVLLMVALEGSFLVRFVSRFTQEIFAFLISLIFIYETFSKLIKIFQEHPLHGCSVSNSSKADGGGEADGSNNTTWAGAGAMLGPGNGSSAGPSGQGRLRGQPNTALLSLVLMAGTFFIAFFLRKFKNSRFFPGRVRRVIGDFGVPIAILIMVLVDYSIEDTYTQKLNVPDGFSVTAPEKRGWVINPLGTDGSFPVWMMVASLLPAILVFILIFMETQITTLIISKKERMLQKGSGFHLDLLLIVAMGGVCALFGLPWLAAATVRSVTHANALTVMSKAVAPGDKPKIQEVKEQRVTGLLVAVLVGLSMVIGDLLRQIPLAVLFGIFLYMGVTSLNGIQFYERLHLLLMPPKHHPDVTYVKKVRTLRMHLFTALQLFCLAVLWAVMSTEASLAFPFILILTVPLRMVVLTRIFTEREMKCLDANEAEPVFDEREGVDEYNEMPMPV